A single region of the Cynocephalus volans isolate mCynVol1 chromosome 12, mCynVol1.pri, whole genome shotgun sequence genome encodes:
- the ASCL4 gene encoding achaete-scute homolog 4 produces the protein MEKRKASGLLAWPHPLSTVPLGTPGSLPRLPLTDPFRVSLRMDAACWEPARAGGARRGPYLPLPLDGALEPGFLRKRNERERQRVRCVNEGYARLRDHLPRQLTDKRLSKVETLRAAIGYIKHLQELLERHARGQEGPAGAVPQRRTECNSDGESKASSAPSPCSEPEDRGS, from the coding sequence ATGGAGAAACGTAAAGCGTCCGGACTGCTGGCCTGGCCGCACCCCCTGAGCACCGTGCCCCTGGGCACGCCTGGGTCTCTCCCCCGACTCCCTCTGACCGACCCCTTCAGGGTCTCCCTGCGCATGGACGCCGCGTGCTGGGAGCCGGCGCGCGCGGGCGGCGCACGGAGAGGGCCATACCTGCCCCTGCCGCTGGATGGCGCCTTGGAGCCCGGCTTCCTCCGCAAGCGCAACGAGCGCGAGCGGCAGCGGGTGCGCTGCGTGAACGAGGGGTACGCGCGCCTCCGGGACCACCTGCCGCGTCAGCTGACGGACAAGCGCCTCAGCAAAGTGGAGACGCTGCGCGCCGCCATCGGCTACATCAAGCACCTGCAGGAGCTGCTGGAGCGCCACGCCCGGGGGCAGGAGGGCCCGGCCGGCGCCGTCCCCCAGCGCAGGACTGAATGCAACAGCGACGGCGAGTCCAAGGCCTCCTCGGCGCCTTCGCCCTGCAGCGAGCCTGAGGACAGGGGCAGCTAG